From the Roseibium sp. HPY-6 genome, one window contains:
- the tssK gene encoding type VI secretion system baseplate subunit TssK: MSWYSKVAWTEGLFLRPHHLQQSDRYAEHLLDERVRLASPYPWGFSEIEIDQDVGQQCRFALRYGRGIFPDGTVFNFPADGTPPPAIDVPEDSAGQIVWLGIPETTVNAVEVADGREDAATRYVQGRETIIDSTSAIRQEEEIDVAHPRLVYSIRSTPHPGHVCLPVARITEIKDRIVITDSTFAPPVLACHVHPVVTGWIDSVIGWVERKLSELARYAADTSAGGGLQNFDYLTLQMLNRLHPQLMHLRKSAYVHPERVYSEFLQLAGELATFATEERRARNYPVYDHDRLHDIFKPVLSDIQAFLSAGYDRRAIRLPLEQLAPNAFKSTIVDRNLFSQASFVIEVAARRPLTEIQNEFPRLFKVGPFGQMRQIVYSNLPGIPLIHMPVPPAQIRALTDRVYFRLDKTTPLWREFSQDSAIGLQFSGNWPDLQLEFYAIREGR; encoded by the coding sequence ATGTCGTGGTATAGCAAAGTTGCATGGACCGAAGGCCTGTTTCTAAGGCCGCATCATCTGCAGCAGAGCGACCGCTATGCGGAGCATCTGCTCGATGAGCGCGTCAGACTTGCCTCTCCCTATCCCTGGGGTTTCTCGGAAATCGAGATCGATCAGGATGTCGGTCAGCAGTGCCGCTTTGCCCTGAGATACGGGCGCGGTATTTTCCCTGACGGCACGGTGTTCAACTTTCCGGCAGATGGCACCCCGCCGCCGGCAATCGACGTTCCTGAAGACTCCGCCGGACAGATCGTCTGGCTCGGCATTCCTGAAACGACCGTAAACGCGGTCGAAGTCGCAGATGGCCGCGAGGATGCCGCGACACGATATGTTCAGGGCAGGGAGACCATCATCGATTCCACGTCTGCGATCCGGCAGGAAGAAGAAATCGATGTCGCCCATCCTCGATTGGTCTATTCGATCCGCTCGACCCCGCATCCCGGGCATGTCTGTCTGCCTGTTGCACGTATCACCGAAATCAAGGACCGCATTGTCATCACCGACAGCACATTCGCCCCGCCTGTCCTGGCGTGCCATGTGCATCCGGTCGTAACCGGGTGGATCGATTCTGTCATTGGCTGGGTTGAAAGGAAACTGAGCGAATTGGCCCGTTATGCTGCCGATACATCAGCCGGCGGCGGTTTGCAGAACTTCGACTATCTGACACTGCAGATGCTCAACAGGCTTCATCCGCAACTCATGCATTTGCGCAAATCAGCCTATGTCCATCCCGAACGCGTCTATTCTGAATTTCTGCAGTTGGCCGGAGAACTCGCAACATTTGCGACCGAAGAACGCCGGGCGCGGAACTACCCCGTTTACGATCATGACCGTTTGCATGACATATTCAAACCGGTCTTGTCCGACATCCAGGCCTTCCTGTCCGCAGGCTATGACCGCAGGGCGATCCGTCTTCCTTTGGAGCAACTCGCGCCGAACGCGTTCAAGTCGACAATTGTCGACCGGAACCTGTTCTCCCAGGCAAGTTTCGTTATCGAAGTTGCAGCACGTCGTCCACTGACGGAGATTCAGAACGAATTCCCGCGCCTCTTCAAGGTTGGCCCGTTCGGGCAGATGCGCCAGATCGTCTATTCAAATCTGCCGGGTATCCCGTTGATCCACATGCCTGTTCCACCCGCGCAGATCCGCGCGCTGACGGATCGGGTTTATTTCCGGCTCGACAAGACGACACCTCTCTGGCGCGAGTTCAGTCAGGATTCAGCGATCGGGTTGCAGTTCTCCGGTAACTGGCCCGATCTGCAGCTTGAATTTTATGCCATTCGGGAGGGACGATAA